The Micromonospora sp. Llam0 genome includes a window with the following:
- a CDS encoding DUF4910 domain-containing protein produces the protein MRLSQLIAAVHEGIDVAAAMADVAEVARHDRYQASAGILAAAGYVAQRAADAGLRDVTVHTFPADGARRWWTYQAPMSWTPVRASLRHSGETLIDYPAQPYTLAAYSAPTRAGGVAVPLLRWSAMCAGADATGTLVLLDDVRVPFPECARRAAAGGAVAVAADPLSARTDRFADQVGRLELLPGTALAGFSLTAAQLTRLSTAADRGEAVTVEVAVAESTADMPVVTGVLPGDGGGDEFLLSAHLCHPRPSANDNASGVAALLATARLLGARPAGGPDLRFLWAPEFVGVAAYLHDLVGSGAVARPSLAVNVDMAGQDPYRCGSSLMIERGPDDVPSFLPALAERCADLMPARARSYSGAVPCEPGETAIAPFSGGSDHALVSDAPTGCPTVSFGHWPDRTNHTSADTLDMVDPAELRRTITVAASTVAAVRGRADPALAADVADACAGWAAGHILAALPGRRRTPAPYPYGDDGSPVLDPASDAASGRRVAHCGEIVGRCVGTLTHAGVPAGEIVRTAHWLADVSATAADRAAAARATAAGRERALGAEPSTADEGSGTVLARAALGPVNPRSLAATAADRAWLAEHLAEDRGGSHARVLTLLRAVDGRRGRRSAAWWAALASELPISVAFADRVFDMLHRAGWVVPVLNPAEDLNAAEDLDAARHPG, from the coding sequence ATGAGACTGTCCCAGCTGATCGCGGCGGTGCACGAGGGCATCGACGTCGCCGCTGCCATGGCCGACGTCGCGGAGGTCGCCCGCCACGATCGCTACCAGGCCTCGGCCGGGATCCTCGCCGCAGCCGGCTACGTCGCACAGCGTGCGGCAGACGCCGGCCTGCGCGACGTCACCGTGCACACGTTCCCGGCAGACGGGGCCCGGCGGTGGTGGACCTACCAGGCCCCGATGTCGTGGACCCCGGTCCGGGCCAGCCTCCGGCACAGCGGCGAGACGCTGATCGACTATCCGGCGCAGCCGTACACCCTCGCGGCGTACTCGGCACCGACCCGCGCCGGCGGCGTCGCCGTACCACTGCTGCGCTGGTCGGCGATGTGCGCCGGCGCTGACGCGACCGGCACGCTCGTGCTGCTGGACGACGTCCGCGTACCGTTTCCGGAATGCGCCCGACGGGCGGCGGCCGGCGGCGCCGTCGCGGTCGCCGCAGACCCGCTCAGCGCCCGGACCGACCGCTTCGCCGACCAGGTCGGCCGGCTGGAACTGCTGCCCGGTACGGCGTTGGCCGGCTTCAGCCTCACCGCCGCGCAGCTCACCCGGCTCAGCACGGCCGCCGACCGGGGCGAGGCGGTCACCGTCGAGGTGGCGGTGGCCGAGTCGACGGCCGACATGCCGGTGGTGACCGGGGTGCTGCCCGGCGACGGTGGCGGCGACGAGTTCCTGCTCTCGGCGCACCTGTGCCATCCCCGGCCCAGCGCCAACGACAACGCCTCCGGCGTCGCCGCGCTGCTCGCGACCGCCCGGTTGCTCGGTGCCCGGCCCGCCGGCGGACCGGATCTGCGTTTCCTGTGGGCACCGGAGTTCGTCGGTGTCGCCGCGTACCTGCACGATCTCGTGGGCAGCGGTGCCGTGGCCCGGCCCAGCCTGGCAGTCAACGTGGACATGGCCGGGCAGGACCCGTACCGCTGCGGCAGCTCGCTGATGATCGAACGAGGGCCGGATGACGTACCGTCGTTTCTGCCGGCGCTGGCCGAACGCTGCGCCGACCTGATGCCGGCACGGGCCCGGTCCTACAGCGGCGCGGTGCCGTGCGAACCGGGGGAGACGGCTATTGCACCGTTCTCCGGGGGATCCGACCACGCGCTCGTCTCGGACGCGCCGACCGGGTGCCCGACGGTGTCCTTCGGGCACTGGCCGGACCGCACCAACCACACCTCGGCCGACACGCTCGACATGGTCGACCCGGCTGAGCTGCGTCGCACCATCACGGTCGCGGCCTCGACCGTGGCGGCGGTACGCGGACGCGCGGACCCGGCGTTGGCCGCCGACGTCGCCGACGCGTGTGCCGGCTGGGCCGCCGGGCACATCCTGGCGGCGCTGCCCGGCCGGCGGCGTACGCCGGCACCGTACCCGTACGGTGACGACGGCAGCCCGGTGCTGGACCCGGCCAGCGACGCCGCATCCGGCCGGCGGGTGGCACACTGCGGCGAAATCGTCGGCAGATGTGTCGGCACGCTGACCCACGCCGGTGTGCCGGCCGGGGAGATCGTCCGTACGGCACACTGGCTGGCCGACGTGTCCGCCACCGCTGCGGACCGCGCAGCCGCTGCCCGCGCGACCGCCGCCGGCCGCGAACGCGCGCTGGGCGCCGAGCCGTCGACCGCCGACGAGGGGTCGGGTACGGTGCTGGCCCGCGCCGCGCTCGGCCCGGTCAATCCCCGATCACTGGCCGCTACCGCCGCTGATCGCGCCTGGCTGGCCGAACACCTGGCTGAGGACCGGGGCGGCAGCCACGCCCGCGTACTCACGCTGTTGCGAGCCGTCGACGGCCGGCGTGGCCGCCGCAGCGCGGCCTGGTGGGCGGCGCTGGCCAGCGAACTTCCCATCTCGGTGGCGTTCGCCGACCGGGTCTTCGACATGCTGCACCGGGCCGGCTGGGTCGTCCCGGTCCTGAACCCTGCAGAGGATCTCAATGCGGCGGAGGATCTTGATGCGGCCCGTCATCCTGGGTGA
- a CDS encoding MFS transporter: MRPVILGDRNMRLLLAGQSFNMFGSTMMVIVLAIWMKDLTGSTSAAGLVFLLFAIAVLLSPLTGLLVDRLPRRWLMTANDGSMAILILALLTVDDAADLWLVYVVTFLYGCSGQIYRASRGGLLHSMLPDDSLGNANGVLSSLSQGMRVIGPVVGAALYTTSGIEAVILVDAATFALSAASLVLLRRPRDLVRSADATERGSLAAEVVAGARHVARHPIIRRIVIASAVAFGGAGMINVALFSLVSDGLQRPTAIIGILGGVQGAGSVVAGLLVGPAMRRYGEYAAACAGFLLNGVGLAVASTATLTGVAAGAVLVGLGLPLILVAEVTLVQRRTSAELQGRAIVASEAIINTPYAVCIGVGTVVVGTVGYRPIYFVVAAVFILVGAALLPFRAQTHPQRPADVSPVGTAS; the protein is encoded by the coding sequence ATGCGGCCCGTCATCCTGGGTGACCGCAACATGCGGCTGCTCCTTGCCGGTCAGTCGTTCAACATGTTCGGCAGCACGATGATGGTCATCGTGCTGGCGATCTGGATGAAGGACCTCACCGGATCCACCAGCGCCGCCGGCCTGGTCTTCCTACTGTTCGCCATCGCCGTGCTGCTGTCGCCGTTGACCGGTCTGCTGGTGGACCGCCTGCCACGCCGGTGGCTGATGACGGCCAACGACGGGTCGATGGCGATCCTGATTCTGGCACTGCTGACAGTGGACGACGCGGCCGACCTGTGGCTGGTGTACGTCGTCACGTTCCTGTACGGCTGCTCCGGGCAGATCTACCGGGCCTCCCGTGGCGGCCTGCTGCACTCGATGCTGCCCGACGACAGCCTCGGCAACGCCAACGGCGTACTCAGCAGCCTCAGCCAGGGGATGCGGGTGATCGGGCCGGTCGTCGGCGCCGCGCTCTACACCACCAGCGGCATCGAAGCGGTCATCCTGGTCGACGCCGCGACGTTCGCCCTGTCCGCCGCGTCGCTGGTGCTGCTGCGCCGGCCCCGGGATCTGGTCCGGTCGGCCGACGCCACGGAGCGCGGCTCGCTCGCGGCCGAGGTCGTCGCCGGGGCCCGGCACGTGGCCCGCCATCCGATCATCCGGCGGATCGTTATCGCCAGCGCGGTCGCGTTCGGCGGCGCCGGCATGATCAACGTGGCCCTGTTCTCGCTCGTCAGCGACGGGCTGCAGCGTCCGACCGCCATCATCGGGATCCTCGGCGGCGTCCAGGGCGCCGGCAGCGTCGTCGCCGGTCTCCTGGTCGGGCCCGCGATGCGGCGCTACGGCGAGTACGCCGCCGCCTGCGCCGGCTTCCTGCTCAACGGGGTCGGTCTCGCCGTGGCCAGCACCGCCACCCTGACCGGGGTCGCCGCCGGGGCGGTCCTGGTCGGGTTGGGGTTGCCGCTGATCCTCGTCGCCGAGGTGACCCTGGTGCAGCGGCGCACCTCCGCCGAGCTGCAGGGCCGCGCGATCGTGGCGTCGGAGGCGATCATCAATACGCCGTACGCCGTATGCATCGGTGTTGGCACCGTCGTCGTCGGCACCGTCGGGTACCGGCCGATCTACTTCGTGGTCGCCGCAGTCTTCATCCTGGTGGGGGCCGCGCTGTTGCCGTTCCGGGCCCAGACGCACCCGCAGCGCCCGGCTGACGTCTCGCCCGTCGGCACCGCCTCCTAG
- a CDS encoding GNAT family N-acetyltransferase has product MGRTIVVDHYDDPRAAARAGWDAVAGSDDTPVFYQDGYLSAYHDAPLAPLERLGYLVAREPAGRPVAVLPVALHRLADPIGGLRRLHPGIERDSALLSHVWHCYDTQLLGAVARTDVVTELLDTLRRLAAGWGARWYGLVNVESSGPTATALAAAGLTGKHLVDRYSTDLTGLTSYEDYLARLAPRPRANLRRNERRAADAGFVCDVTTPDGADLVEIADLCDRTAARFGNAGFYPAETFTRFVTALGPAAHVLRIRQRGTLVAAGVCLTDQRRFHTWTCGVEYRVDGNASPYAALFTESVRLALRLGRPILEGGRSNDVFKRRHGLTARRLDAYVMRL; this is encoded by the coding sequence ATGGGCCGTACCATCGTCGTCGACCACTACGACGACCCACGGGCGGCGGCGCGGGCCGGGTGGGATGCGGTCGCCGGCAGCGATGACACACCGGTGTTCTATCAGGACGGTTACCTGTCGGCCTACCACGATGCGCCGCTCGCGCCGCTGGAGCGGCTCGGATACCTGGTGGCCCGGGAACCGGCCGGGCGGCCGGTGGCCGTGCTACCGGTCGCGCTGCACCGGCTCGCCGACCCGATCGGCGGGCTGCGGCGCCTGCATCCCGGCATCGAGCGGGACAGCGCGCTGCTCAGCCACGTCTGGCACTGCTACGACACCCAACTGCTCGGCGCGGTCGCCCGGACCGATGTGGTCACCGAACTGCTCGACACCCTGCGCCGGCTCGCCGCCGGCTGGGGAGCCCGCTGGTACGGGCTGGTCAATGTGGAGTCGTCCGGCCCGACGGCGACCGCACTCGCCGCCGCCGGGCTGACCGGGAAGCATCTGGTGGACCGCTACTCCACCGACCTGACCGGCCTCACCTCGTACGAGGACTACCTTGCCCGGCTGGCTCCTCGGCCCCGGGCCAACCTGCGCCGCAACGAACGCCGGGCGGCCGACGCCGGTTTCGTCTGCGATGTGACCACACCGGACGGCGCTGACCTGGTCGAGATCGCCGACCTGTGCGACCGGACCGCCGCCCGCTTCGGCAACGCCGGCTTCTACCCCGCCGAAACGTTCACCCGGTTCGTCACCGCCCTTGGCCCGGCCGCGCACGTGCTACGCATCCGCCAACGGGGCACGCTGGTCGCGGCCGGGGTGTGCCTGACCGACCAGCGCCGCTTCCACACCTGGACCTGCGGTGTCGAATACCGCGTCGACGGCAACGCCAGCCCGTACGCGGCGCTGTTCACCGAGTCGGTCCGGCTGGCGCTGCGGCTGGGCCGTCCGATCCTGGAGGGTGGGCGCAGCAACGACGTCTTCAAGCGTCGGCACGGACTGACCGCCCGCCGGCTCGACGCCTACGTGATGCGGCTGTGA
- a CDS encoding aminotransferase class I/II-fold pyridoxal phosphate-dependent enzyme — protein sequence MPPTPWYERYFTADYWTFADDEYTAERTAAEVAYLADVLATHAPGRRVVDLGCGVGRHAVGLAREGFDVIGVDVSGYALRRAASAADAAGVTLDLRRVDLLGAQPPGWGLPDVDAAICVQAFGWGTDADQLRLLRAVRRLLPADGPLILDHSNVLAIARHYRDEAHADIGGTAFHFQRRYDPTTGRSSGRVDVRRPDGTTAVLPDDVRLYHPTEVATLLTRAGFAVARTDADFTAGATLTMDARYVQFVARPAPVVTSALDGHRTPTPPVPSPADDHVPGPLDLRAAPDEAVPVEPALAAAWASLPTGPAAVQRARRYDLADPYAAQRLAPLVAAYLGWPQGRHLPPERVTAGAGATGLLHALARLGDGGTVLVDLVGHPELPGATGGQVLATSLRDPSDAVAAVTQHRPVLTLVDRPGLLGPIWTGDQLRRVAQACATVGSVLVVDETLGAYLPPDQSAAPLTDELPGTVVIRSMSKGFCAGGLRVGYAVAAPDLADVVRQVAPPLAVSALALDLAAALLTQRDPLALLRKRIAQVKPYVEEQLIAAGLTPLPTDPRLPWLALPGEDGVRRILAARGVLAKQVPSLAPGGPPGALLRLSVPLSEARLAAFAAAPTAAAAGSATGRPGPADR from the coding sequence ATGCCGCCGACCCCGTGGTACGAGCGTTACTTCACGGCTGACTACTGGACGTTCGCCGACGACGAGTACACGGCCGAACGCACCGCCGCCGAGGTCGCCTACCTGGCGGACGTCCTGGCCACCCACGCCCCCGGCCGGCGCGTGGTCGACCTGGGCTGCGGGGTCGGCCGGCACGCCGTCGGTCTGGCCCGCGAGGGCTTCGACGTCATCGGGGTGGACGTGTCCGGGTACGCGCTGCGGCGGGCCGCGAGCGCAGCCGACGCCGCCGGTGTGACACTCGACCTGCGCCGGGTGGACCTGCTCGGCGCGCAGCCGCCCGGGTGGGGGCTGCCCGACGTCGACGCGGCCATCTGCGTGCAGGCGTTCGGCTGGGGAACCGACGCCGATCAGCTCCGGCTGCTGCGCGCGGTACGCCGCCTGCTGCCCGCCGACGGTCCGCTCATCCTCGACCATTCCAATGTGCTCGCCATCGCCCGGCACTACCGGGACGAGGCACACGCGGACATCGGCGGCACCGCGTTCCACTTTCAGCGCCGCTACGACCCGACCACCGGACGCAGCAGCGGCCGGGTCGACGTCCGCCGGCCCGACGGCACCACCGCCGTCCTGCCCGACGACGTCCGCCTCTACCACCCGACCGAGGTGGCCACCTTGCTGACGCGGGCCGGGTTCGCCGTGGCCCGCACCGACGCGGACTTCACTGCAGGTGCCACACTGACCATGGACGCCCGCTACGTCCAGTTCGTCGCCAGACCGGCACCGGTGGTGACCTCGGCACTCGACGGCCACCGTACGCCAACGCCACCAGTCCCGTCACCTGCCGACGACCACGTACCGGGGCCGCTCGACCTGCGCGCCGCCCCCGATGAGGCCGTACCGGTCGAACCCGCGCTGGCCGCGGCGTGGGCGTCGCTGCCCACCGGGCCGGCCGCAGTCCAGCGGGCACGCCGCTACGACCTCGCCGACCCGTACGCGGCGCAGCGGCTCGCGCCCCTCGTCGCCGCGTATCTGGGCTGGCCGCAGGGCCGGCACCTGCCGCCCGAACGGGTCACCGCCGGTGCCGGCGCCACCGGCCTGCTGCACGCGCTGGCCCGACTGGGCGACGGCGGCACCGTCCTGGTCGACCTGGTCGGCCATCCGGAGCTGCCCGGCGCCACCGGTGGCCAGGTCCTGGCCACGTCGCTGCGCGACCCGTCGGACGCGGTGGCCGCCGTGACCCAGCACCGGCCGGTGCTGACCCTGGTCGACCGGCCCGGCCTGCTCGGCCCGATCTGGACCGGGGACCAACTGCGCCGGGTCGCGCAGGCCTGCGCCACGGTCGGCAGTGTGCTGGTCGTCGACGAGACACTCGGTGCCTACCTACCGCCTGACCAGAGCGCCGCCCCGCTCACCGACGAGCTGCCCGGCACAGTCGTCATCCGCAGCATGTCGAAGGGGTTCTGCGCCGGCGGGCTGCGGGTCGGATACGCCGTCGCCGCACCGGACCTGGCCGATGTGGTCCGGCAGGTGGCACCGCCGCTGGCGGTCAGCGCACTCGCCCTGGACCTGGCCGCCGCGCTGCTCACCCAGCGGGATCCGCTTGCATTACTGCGGAAACGGATCGCACAGGTGAAGCCGTACGTCGAGGAGCAGTTGATCGCCGCCGGTCTCACCCCGCTGCCGACCGATCCCCGGCTGCCGTGGCTGGCCCTGCCCGGTGAGGACGGGGTACGCCGGATCCTGGCCGCCCGAGGGGTGCTCGCCAAGCAGGTGCCGTCGCTGGCGCCCGGCGGCCCACCGGGCGCGCTACTGCGGCTGTCGGTCCCGCTGTCCGAGGCCCGCCTGGCCGCGTTCGCCGCCGCCCCGACGGCCGCCGCTGCCGGATCCGCCACCGGCCGACCCGGGCCGGCGGACCGCTGA
- a CDS encoding glyoxalase superfamily protein, with the protein MNEEVIPILRVEDAAAAAAWYERLGFAKQWEHRFEPGFPAFVEVARGGVRLFLSEHKGDARPDTLVYLRVSDVEAIASEFDVQAEDVPWAREIELRDPDGNRLRIGTPMK; encoded by the coding sequence ATGAACGAGGAAGTCATCCCCATTCTTCGCGTCGAGGACGCTGCGGCGGCGGCTGCCTGGTACGAGCGACTGGGCTTCGCCAAGCAGTGGGAACACCGCTTCGAGCCGGGCTTTCCCGCGTTCGTCGAGGTCGCCCGGGGCGGGGTGCGGTTGTTCTTGTCGGAGCACAAGGGAGATGCGCGTCCTGACACGTTGGTCTACCTCCGCGTTAGTGACGTCGAGGCCATCGCCTCCGAGTTCGATGTGCAGGCGGAGGATGTTCCGTGGGCGCGTGAGATTGAGCTGCGCGACCCTGATGGCAACCGGCTTCGGATTGGCACGCCGATGAAATGA